Part of the Desmodus rotundus isolate HL8 chromosome Y, HLdesRot8A.1, whole genome shotgun sequence genome, GCAGCTGCTGGACGGAGGCCCCTGCGTCACGCTGGCGGGCAGGGACAGGGCCCCGCAGCTCCTAGAAGCCTGTGTGCTGTCCTCCCATGGGCACACCCACGTCTCAGAAGCAGCAAGGGGGCAGGCAATCCAGAAAACACGTCCCCGTGTAAGGACTTAGCGTGGGCCCACCCCGGTCATCCAGAATCATGTCTTATCTCAGCACAGAGCGTCACCTGCGAAATCCCTCTGGCCATGTCCGGTGACATATTCCCAGGAGCTGGGGACGGGGACGGGAGTGGACAGCCTTGGGGGCTGTCATTCCGCACACACATTCCCACATACAAGGAGCAGAGACAAGGGCCTCCCATCCAGTGCGCGGTGGGACCACGCAGATGGTCAGAGGCTTGGGGTGCAGGCCCGGCCGGCCAGCCGCTGACCCGCTGGGAGACTGTGTGCAGGTCACCGCGCATGCAGGATCCGGGCTCTGGGCTCTGTTCGTTTTACGTTACACCGCTGGACAGCGGCCACCTGGGCTCGTTTATTCGTTTGGGCGTGTTCATTCACAGAACACGTCCTGATGGAGCCGCCGCCGTGCCAGGGGCTAGGACAGCGCAGCAGACAGAAGACGGCcactctgcctctgtgcctcCCGGGAGCTCGCTTTTCTGTGGAGGCGGACGGACAGTAGAACCTAAGCACACAAAGCTGTGACGTACAGAGCGGGCTGTACGAGTGACGAGCCCATGGGACGGGTTATGGGAACAGCTGCACAGAGGGCGGCCGAGCACAGGCCCAGTGGGAAGGGACTCCCCTCTTTTTAGGACCCTGGGACCCGCGGGCTTGTTGTCACTCACACCAGAAGCAGGGTTTCGACACGTGGGAAGCCTCATGGGTCTTTATGGGCACTGACTGCCCGCGATCATTCAGGCATGATTGCCCAGCCCCCCTTCATTGTGCGTACGTCTACATTGGGTTCGAATAAGATGACAGAAACATCGTGGCGACGTCTCTGAACGCATCAGTGAGCGGCTGGCGGGAGCAGGGTACCAAGCGCAAATACTCTAGTCGCGTAAAGCGCGAAGTAGTGCTCCTCGTCACTTCGACGTTTCCTGAGATGTTTTGAGCGATGTCCTTCAAATAGTGAACGTCAAGCAGCAAGATCCAGCAGTGAGAACCGATGCGTTCCTCATCCAAATCAGGTGGGGCTCGGACGGCCCAGGCTCAGCGCACACCGCGTCCTGTATGCAAACACGCCTTCTCCGTGTCACCGGCCGTGCACCGTCATCCccacagaggggaaagaaaggaaaacctgCCCGTCTTCCCTAAGAAAAGCACGCCCTTCTCAGCGGACAAAAACATCACGTGCTCCCTTACCGAGCACATAGTCATTTGAGCATCAGAGGCCCAAGTATTTTGCTGACATGGTGAATTCTCAACCAACCAACTTTCCGATGCGTTTGGATAGCAAGGAGGGCCTCACAACCAAAGGGACCCTGGGATTGAGAAGCTGACACCTGGGTTCCACAGCCCGTCCCCACTGGCAATGAGCCTGACCACGGGTCGGTCCCGTAAACCCTTCCACCCAGGTCCCTTCCGTTAAAAAGCAACGCACGGGAAGCAGGTGCACCTGTCCCTCCTGATTCACAGAAGGGCCGGGGCAGGACCCAAGCACAGAGTCCCCGTTCAGAGTCTTACTTAAACTTCACGATTAGCTGCGTTAATGTAAGGGACCGACGTATCGCTTCTACACTGCACAGGTGGCCCGCCTCCCGGAATACACAGGAGGCTGCTGAGCATCGCGAGAGAAACGCAGAACTGGTACAGGGGCCGCGGCAGCCGTGCGccgcaggtggggggtgggtgcacTCACCCCCTACACCGTTCAGTGAGCACGCCGCACTGCAGGCACGACAGCACACGCGGCGTCTAAAGAACGGGCCGGTGCTCCGTGCCCGTGAGAAGTATTGACGTGGGCGCCTGCCCTAGCCCTCCAACAGGAAATGCGTTACCTGGATGAGGTCCTCCCTGGAGGAGAAACTGGAGACCAGAAGATTCTCTCGGGTCCTGGTGTTGGTGATGGACACGTGTAGTCGGTGCTGGGCCAGCTCATGGGCGTCGGGAGGGAGGATGGACTCAATCCCGCTTCTGGGGAAGAACACGGGACCCGCGTCACTCGCCTCGGGCTACTTGTGAATGCCAGCTGGGCTGAGCTAGCCTCGATCTAGGAAGAGTGGGCTCAGCACAGCCTCCACACGCTCTGCGGACAATGGACTGTGGACGATATATTTACATACGTACCTCAAGCGGGCCATGAAGTCGTAGCCAGGGGTTGCTGCCCCGAAAGACTGCCTTCGGATTTCTTCAGCAAACTGGTAGGTGAACTCGTTGCATTCCTGAGGAAAACAATTAACAGGTGACTCTACGTCGTTGAGTCTACCCCAAGCAGACTCCGTGTTCTCTCCAATGCAACctgttctccttttcctttctacaCCCCCTCCAACGCCGTGGCTCACAGCTGGGGATCTCCCGAAGGCTTTGGTTGCAGTTGACCACATTTCTTCCGCAGACTTGTCCAACACAATAAACCTCCTCCTCCGCCCCCGTGCCACGGCCTTGGCGACAGCTCTGGCTGTTCACGACAACACCGGCACCAGAGGAAGGAGTCCCGATGACCAATGACTGGCCTTCGCAAGCACTGAATGCGAGTCTTTGCGGATGAGTCTTGGGTGCTGCCAGTGACTGAATGGATCTACCAGCCACCGCAGACTGGGACCCCCAAATTGGGCCTCTGTCTGCTCCTCTTCACATAATCGCCCAGGTAAGCAAATAGGCTTGAAGGGACTAAGTATCTTTCCTAATATCTCCTTAAAAATGAGGGTcacaggcaggatttgaacccaggtctgtcttgCTTATATTCATTAACCATTCAGCAACCTACGGGCACCAGGCACTGGGCAAGGCACGGGGACTGGGCGGAAGTGAGAGTCCAACATCCCCACCCTCGAGAGACTTGAGACGGCCCCAGTGAGCAGGTCCCACAGGACTGTGGAAGCGCCTGTCCGGGAGGCAgaacccagccccctccccacccagtgaggtccacaccctcacccccaggccCTGTAAAGATGGGACCGTCCCTGGCAACGGGGACTTTGAGTAGGTGATTAGTTAGAGGCCCCAAGGGGATGGAGAGGGGACCCTAGGTGACCCAGCCGGGCCCAGTACCAGCACAAGGGTCCCTGCATGTGAAAGAGGGAAGCAGCTGGGTCCAGTGGAAGAGAGATGCCACATGACGGCTCCCAAGCTGGAGGAAGCGGCCATGAGCCGGGAAACGCAGGCGCCCATTGAGAGAAATCAGAAGAGGCAGGAATCGGAAAGTCGGTCCCCGAGGGCGTCccgagggagcatggccctgctggcCCTTTCACCTTCGCTCAGCAAAACCTTTCCAGACAGGTGCCCGCCAGAACTATAACAGAGTAAACAGGTGCTGTGTTGAGCCGCTATCATTCGTGGCAGCAGAGCAGAAAACAAATCCCGTGGGTGCCAACCTACATCATGGGTCACCATGGGCGTCCCTCCAACCTGACGTCCAGGCTGCGACGGACAACAGGAATAGCAGTTGGACAGCAGATGGAGGTGTTCGGACGGGAGGCAAAGACCTCAGTGACAGCACCCCACATACGGCAGACACCGGAGAGGCCTCCTCCTCAGGGAGCAAGGAGCAGGCTAAGTCACACAGGGCACAGAaagctgggccccaccccaagcGGACTGGGAGCCgggtgtggggggcaggtagGGCAGAGGATCATCAGAGGCGCTTGTGGGCCAAAGCACGGGCAGTGCTACAAGGTAGCTGGactggaggcaggcagggggacGTGGGCCCGCCTGTCAGGGAGCTGCTGTGGGCTTCCAGGTGAGAAGGCAGCCCCCCAAATAAATACGTGTGCTCCTTCTAGTAAGCTAGGCAGCACTCAGCTGTCGCCTTGTATCAATTTCAGTTACACACACCCCAGCGCAGACTGGAAACTTACTAAGGAACGGACTCAGGCACCCTTGTGTCTCGCCATGCCTTGCAAATTATGAACGCCGAGAGCAGGCTTGCGCACTGAGCTCTTTACCTAGCAACGTCTCCATCTGCCTAGTACCCCAAAATACACCAGCGTCAGGTGCCCCTGTGAATTATGCATGCGTACGCTCAGAACGGGATTGATTATGCCCCTATTTGTCACAACTCCGCAGAGCTGGAGGAGCTCACACCACACACCATCGGCGAGAACAGAGCTCCCAGGGACCGGAGTGGGCAGAAAACAGTTGGCTGGAAAAACTGGAAGCCATCCTACAAGAGATATGTTTCAAATGGTATAAAGAAATACAACAGCCTTAAGCCAAAGAGCTGAATGTTTACCGTGAAGGGAAAACGAGGAGGCCCTGGGTAAATGAGGTCTCCTTTCCACCCTCCAATGGGCGCGGTAGGAGAGACTCACTCTTAGGTGGTACCGGCACAATTAGACGATGCAAACGGCTCTCCGAGGCATCGTACACTAAAGAAGAACAGGTAGCGTGATTTGAACACACGGTGATTCGAGTCCCCAGGTCAGGTCCACCACTGAATGTGTGACCATCACAGGATTTCAGGCTGTCTTGTTTCACTATTTCCAGATTATGTTCATCCTAAATCGCAGTGATTACATTTCTAAACCAGCTGAAAATGTGCAACAACGGCTGCCCAAGTGCAAAGCTCAGGGTTTTCCCCACCTGTGAAAGACGGCACCACGGTGCAGGAAATGACCCGCAGTAGCCCCTGCCTCCGAAGGAAAACACAGCTGGGAAGGGAGAACCCTCGACAGTCTAGTCTGCTCGTTGGCAAGGAGTCCGCGCACTTCACTTACGGTCTCCCTGACTGCGGGTTCTCGGCCTGCGCGATCTCTGCAGTCCTTACTTCTTCACCTGCCCTTGAAGGCGTCCCAGAAAGACTCAATGGAAGGGTACGTGGATTTCTGCATAACTGCCCTCAAATCCAGCTTCTCGCTTATAAGCAGCTCAGCAGAGATTTGCAAACACGACGTTTAATGTGTAACATgtacttttgaaaatgtaaatgtccCTTAAATTCGTTGTTGGGCACGAATGTGTTCATCATGATTTGACCGTTTTCAGAGCCCCTTGGGTGTGGAAGGAGTTAACCCAGACCCGCTGCAcctaggaaaggaaagaaagcaggcTCTGGAAGTCAGCAGATGCGTAACCAATGCCTGGAAGcagaacacacatttttaaaacaccgATTGcattcaatgaaatatttaatgaagGCTCGTTTTTATTACTTCTGGGTAAACTGCTTGGCATTCAGGGCTTCTTCGTACTGTGAGAATGAGAAACAAATTAAATTCTAATATCGCTCCACTTAATAGAAATTACAGGCCCCCACTGAATGTATAATGGGCATCGGAAGTGGCAGAGGGAGCCGCCACATGTTCACCGCCTGGAAAAAGGGGGCCCTGTTtcggagaaggaagaaatatgcTTCCCTTGAAAGCAATAGAGCTTGAGTCTTAAGATTCCACAAACATTCCAGAGTAAAACCGGGCATTACATTTTCGGTCTCCCTGTCACCCCTAATCATCGCCTTTTccacagccccagcccaggtcccTAGCGATTACACGCCAAAAGTTTTAACCTTTTGTTTCCCAGGCAAAGGCTTACTTCTCTGCAGTTAACTCCGAGTTAACGTTCATCTTTGCTGTTCAGGCTTAATTTCTGGCGGAGAAACACGGTCTGCTTAACACACTTAATtacctgtattttttctggagctgttAGCAGGACGGAAGCAGCCAAGGATCCCGCCGAGGCGCCGGCGAAGGCCTTGACGTTCCGGAGCAGTTTCTGTCCGTGTTTGCAAAGGGCCGATGCTGCCCCCAAGTGGTAAATGCCCAGAAACCCACAGGCTGCAAAGGACAAGTTGATGTGCTTCATTCCAGCTTGGAAACAGGCCTcccaagaaagacaaaaatgctGTGAGTCGCTACAGCGTATGCCAATCATCCTCCCAAGCCTTTGTATTAATAGATAATGCTTTGACCTAAACACAGCATTTTCAGGGAAAGCCTAAACACCCAAATCTTTCAAGGAAACGTCCCCCGATCTCTCACCTTCAcccaatgttaaaaaaaaaaaattaaaagttacaaCATTGCACATTTGTTCAGTAGCTTATGCAATCTACTGAATAAATATGGGATGCATTCATTAGATTATGCAATCAACTACTTAATTACTTGGCAAGAGAGAGGTGGATAAATCCGATTGGCAATGcacttgctatttttttctcGACCTTTTGAAACTTTTCGCGGCAGTGCTACATTTGTGTTAAAGTAAAATCATTAGACTGTAGCAAATCCCAATGGCTCACACATTTGGTTTTTCCAAGTGCATGAGTCAATTTCAAACACaagtccctgctccctcccttccctctgccatttGTGGAGCATccacttctctttaaaaaaaaaaaactaaaaaacgaATGCCCACAATTATTCAATAATGCAACGAGCAATTATTCAATAATGTGATATAGTTCACAGCCAAACTTCCTAGGACAAACTGAGGTCCTGCCTGCCGAGGGCATGGGAGGCTCAAAGAAAGGTTATCCGCACCACGTGACACCTGTAGGAAGCCTAACTATAGAACTGTTTGCTCAACCCTCAGAGGACAGGAATCCCCCCCTTGCATGAAATCCTGCCCCCAAGATGCTGCTCACTACTCGGCCCTCAGTAGGGCTTCCTTGGAGGGGCCCAGGACCCCAGTTCCAGGGTCATCGTAATAGGCACCTGGCCCAGGCTTCGACTTCAGGAACCTAACACCTTTGGGCCCTGTGATGGCAGAATCTCAGCCGTTGCAGCCGAGCCTGGGTTTTGGTTTAATTACGGCAGATTGAGCAAGTGGGGAAATGGGTGTTTAATCTCCAGGCGGCCCGCCCAGGCCACGCAGGCCCAGTGTCCACCCGCGGCCTGGGGTTGGGGACAGGACGGAGGTGCCCGCCATTACAGGGCTGTGGGGGGGAAAGAACCGACGCTCACGTCGCCGGAGCAACCGCCAGGGGGCCGAGGCCCGCCCCTCGCCCGTCCCTACAAGCGCCCCGCTCAGCCCTACCCATGCAGGCTTGAGGCACTTCCGTGTTAAACGCCCCAACACGCCCCCCCGAACCGAAAGGCGGGGCCGGGCCGTCACTCAACGAGACCCCGCCCGCCAGGGCCGGACAACGTTCGGCGTGCTCGGGGCCCGCCTACGGCGCGGGCTCGAAACGCCAACGCACTGACGTGAGCGTGTATGAGGCCCCGCCTGCTCTATTTAAGGGGTGGCCTCATCATGGCGGCGCGCATTGGGCCGCTGCACCCCGGGGTTCCCTGGGTACGGGTAAGGGTCGACTCTCGTTTGGAGCTCTGAATTTTTCGGACACCCGGGGATGCATTTTAGTCCCTGTGGTGGCTTAGCGCCACCTGCGGGCCAGACCTCAGGTGCGTTGACCCTGAACGTTTTCGGCGCACCGGAAGTGCTTGTTTATCCTCACGGCTGCTCCCCGGAACTGGTTCTTTGTCCCCGCCCTTCGTCCCCGCCCCCGCCGTCTCAGAGGGCGGGCCCCAGGGACCGCGTTGTGTTGCTGGGTGCCATGCCCCTTTTTAGGGCCTACCTATAATTTTTACCTAGGCGTTCCTGGAAAGGCCGGGCTGCGGCTTTGGGTAGCGTTCACTTCCTCAGTCAGCCTTGGGCGGGCGGCATGACCTGTCTGAGCTTCCCAGGTGACTCCGCTGCCAAAAGGGGTGGTAAAATCTGAGTCGGGCGAAAGCTCCTGCAAGCAGCGCGCCCCTCGGTCCATAACCCGGTGGCCATGCTGGCTCTGGACAGACTCTAGATGCAGCTTTAAATGGTGGCCAAGCCGGCTGACGCGCCCGCCCCAGTTCAATGGACTCTGACCCGTTCTTTGTCTCCCTAAACAGTGCGTTTCCTGGGCGATCCTAATAAGCAAGCCCGCAGGAATCTCAGGCTTCCTAATTGAAGATCCCCTTTTTTAAAGGACAGACTTGAGTTCTCCCTGAAGCTACAGAAGAGAATCTGGAAAGTGCAAGGCTGTCTCTTGTCTTAAGAGGGCGCTCCCCAAATGGCCTTTACCtctggctttttctttctcccctattTGGGGTGCCAGCCTCCTGGCCTCTGACCCACAGCACTGCAAGCAAGGGCCCAGAATGGGGGGCTGCGGGGATTTTGTTTTTCGTTTCCATAAAGGACCTCTGACGTAGCTGATCCCGAAGGCATTACGAACTCTTTAGTAAGAGTAGAATGTGGCGAAGGGACCTTGACGTGTACATCAGGGAAGGCCAGAAGGACAAGCGTTTCATTCCTTCATCCCCGAATGGGTGGAGTGTGTTCTTCCCACAGAGGGAGCCCATCGCAAAGGACGAATCCCAGGCCTCCCATCAGATTCGaagcagaatctgcattttaagagCATCTCCAGGGTTTGCTGTGCCTCCTACGGTTTGCACCCTTGGTCTAACTCCTGGGGGGTGTGGTTTAAAGTGGCGTGGCATCCAGAGTTTAAGGAGAGGCAGGTCTGCAGCGCCAGAACCTGGGGTGGCGCAGGCAGAGGGATGTCGCCCTGCATTCGGGCCCTGCGGGAGTGAGGGTTGGCGGAGAAGACAGAGCTTGTGCGACTGGGCGGCCTGGACGAACACCAGCCACTGCAGCATCCTCTGCGTAGAGGTCAGACAAGGTCACCCGTTCCCACCACGCTTGCTGGTGAGTGAGAGCTCGTTCAATGTAAGTCTCATGGCAAAACTTCAGGAGTTCAATAGTCTTTTAAACTCTCTCCTTGTCTCCCCTTCTGTTCCGTGTATTTTTATGCAGCTGATTAAAGACTTCAGCTCCCTAAGGTAAggaagaacattgaaatcattcACATTTGTCTTTGGACTCCCAGCAGCCAGAACAACACTGGGAGCATagtacataatcaataaatatttattttggatgTTGGATTTAAGTGAATTACTCTTGTAATGCAAGTATACAAGAATTTAATTGCCCTATAAGAACATTTTTCCGTAATTTATTTGCTTgcgtttgcttgtttattttctttggtaaTTTCGTTTTGGAGTGGTTGGTTTATGTAGTCATTTATCAAGCGTTTACAAAGTATCCATTGCCTCGCAAACACTCTGCTGGTACAGGGCATCCAAAACTGACGAGAATTCAGTCCCTCTTCGTCCGGGGTGCAGTCTAGTGGGCAGGCAGGAAGCAGATACATAACTGGAGGGGTGTGAACATGTGCAATTACAAAGCCATGCGGGGCCGCTCTGGGTGCGCCTGCTGAGCTGGAGAGGAGGAACCCTTAGCTCTGGATGCAGCTGCAGGAGCACCGGGCATCAGACCAAGTGTCCACGCCTCTCCGCCCCTTTTCCTGT contains:
- the LOC112313366 gene encoding patatin-like phospholipase domain-containing protein 4 isoform X1, which codes for MKHINLSFAACGFLGIYHLGAASALCKHGQKLLRNVKAFAGASAGSLAASVLLTAPEKIQECNEFTYQFAEEIRRQSFGAATPGYDFMARLRSGIESILPPDAHELAQHRLHVSITNTRTRENLLVSSFSSREDLIQVLLASSFIPVYAGLRPVEYRGRKWVDGGLTNSLPILPVGRTVTISPFSGRLDISPQDRGRLDLYLNVTNQDITGTLTSPWPCVSLGRLPPSPGYSHKVLHFYFSDDGTACLRLLLRSLTFPETHVNPSEL
- the LOC112313366 gene encoding patatin-like phospholipase domain-containing protein 4 isoform X3 → MKHINLSFAACGFLGIYHLGAASALCKHGQKLLRNVKAFAGASAGSLAASVLLTAPEKIQECNEFTYQFAEEIRRQSFGAATPGYDFMARLRSGIESILPPDAHELAQHRLHVSITNTRTRENLLVSSFSSREDLIQVLLASSFIPVYAGLRPVEYRGRKWVDGGLTNSLPILPVGRTVTISPFSGRLDISPQDRGRLDLYLNVTNQDITAGPPPVTAPPCGHCLHLQECENG
- the LOC112313366 gene encoding patatin-like phospholipase domain-containing protein 4 isoform X4, which codes for MKHINLSFAACGFLGIYHLGAASALCKHGQKLLRNVKAFAGASAGSLAASVLLTAPEKIQECNEFTYQFAEEIRRQSFGAATPGYDFMARLRSGIESILPPDAHELAQHRLHVSITNTRTRENLLVSSFSSREDLIQVLLASSFIPVYAGLRPVEYRGRKWVDGGLTNSLPILPVGRTVTISPFSGRLDISPQDRGRLDLYLNVTNQDITFYRFITLPNDRR
- the LOC112313366 gene encoding patatin-like phospholipase domain-containing protein 4 isoform X2 — encoded protein: MKHINLSFAACGFLGIYHLGAASALCKHGQKLLRNVKAFAGASAGSLAASVLLTAPEKIQECNEFTYQFAEEIRRQSFGAATPGYDFMARLRSGIESILPPDAHELAQHRLHVSITNTRTRENLLVSSFSSREDLIQVLLASSFIPVYAGLRPVEYRGRKWVDGGLTNSLPILPVGRTVTISPFSGRLDISPQDRGRLDLYLNVTNQDITLSVANLVRLQQALFPPSKRKMQTLHQRGFADAVQFLLRENWFEGSA